In Zingiber officinale cultivar Zhangliang chromosome 8B, Zo_v1.1, whole genome shotgun sequence, a single genomic region encodes these proteins:
- the LOC122013864 gene encoding uncharacterized protein LOC122013864 — protein sequence MKNQKIFDFFRKKNDESTSDLNGSNNISPCISEPASTKRPRLENEALDEPLPNSSNNLQYVSDPGIRIPILQHPIELQDEVRRAYIDKGPIQPIYDYPFTECEGQKRRFQSSWFQKYPWLEFSIEKQSAFCFPCYVFDTNSAQFDTLTVTGFKNWKRVNCKNCPFKRHEGDGNSRHSFAMRKWGDLKNLDQHIDRRLEKQYSKQIEQNRLLLKVSIGSVKFLAMQGCAFRGHDESVASKNRGNYLELVALLGRMNPEIGSTLEKASKNAKYTSPEIQREILKIIADIVRDKIRAEIGEAKFCILVDEVIDESSKEQMAIILRYVDRDGFILQLALVAVSKEVHDVWPFFSTLTSAINFVGSSAKRQFQLKSIRKAEINDLIKLGEIDTGTGSNQNCSLVQAGATRWSSHFNSVRRFIGLFGSVSTLLQDLVDKGLNSNIQGEAKVLGISDKLCQTLQKNDIDILNAINLVSTTRLNLQQIRDDRWEGFLWSVLKFCESNDVEVLDFDDCYTRGTKHSCQQKNNITVHDHYHFEIFNTVIDFQLMELNERFPEGTI from the exons ATGAAGAATCAAAAAATCTTTGATTTCTTCAGAAAGAAGAATGATGAATCAACAAGTGATTTAAATGGGTCAAATAACATATCTCCTTGTATTTCAGAACCAGCATCTACTAAAAGACCAAGACTTGAAAATGAGGCTCTTGATGAGCCGCTTCCGAATTCAAGTAACAATTTGCAATATGTTTCTGATCCTGGAATTCGCATCCCAATTTTACAACATCCCATTGAACTTCAAGATGAGGTAAGAAGAGCATATATTGATAAAGGGCCAATTCAACCTATATATGATTATCCTTTTACTGAATGTGAAGGTCAAAAGCGTAGATTCCAATCTTCTTGGTTTCAAAAATATCCTTGGCTTGAATTTTCTATTGAGAAACAAAGTGCATTTTGTTTCCCTTGCTATGTTTTTGACACTAACTCAGCACAATTTGACACATTAACTGTCACGGGATTTAAAAATTGGAAAAGAGTTAATTGTAAAAATTGTCCATTCAAGAGACATGAAGGAGATGGGAATTCAAGACATAGCTTTGCCATGCGAAAATGGGgagatttgaaaaatcttgatcaGCATATTGATAGAAGATTAGAAAAACAATATTCTAAGCAAATTGAGCAAAATCGGTTGCTCTTAAAGGTGTCCATAGGAAGTGTGAAGTTTCTTGCAATGCAAGGTTGTGCTTTTAGGGGTCATGATGAATCAGTTGCCTCTAAAAACCGTGGAAATTATTTGGAATTGGTAGCTTTGTTGGGAAGAATGAATCCAGAAATTGGTAGTACTTTGGAAAAAGCATCTAAAAATGCAAAGTACACATCACCAGAAATTCAAAgagagattttgaaaattattgctGATATTGTGAGGGATAAAATTCGTGCAGAAATTGGAGAAGCCAAGTTTTGTATCCTCGTTGATGAAGTAATTGATGAGTCAAGTAAAGAACAAATGGCTATCATTTTAAGATATGTTGATCGGGATGGGTTcat ACTACAACTTGCTTTAGTTGCAGTTTCTAAAGAGGTGCATGATGTGTGGCCTTTCTTTTCAACATTAACTTCGGCTATTAATTTTGTTGGTTCATCTGCTAAACGTCAGTTTCAATTAAAATCTATCCGAAAAGCTGAAATTAATGATTTGATAAAATTGGGAGAAATTGACACTGGTACTGGATCTAATCAAAATTGTTCTTTGGTACAAGCTGGAGCTACTCGTTGGAGTTCACATTTCAACTCTGTTAGGAGATTCATTGGTTTGTTTGGTTCAGTGAGTACACTTCTTCAAGATCTTGTCGACAAAGGTCTCAATAGTAACATTCAAGGAGAGGCTAAAG TTTTGGGAATATCAGATAAGTTGTGTCAGACATTACAGAAGAATGACATAGATATTTTGAATGCTATAAATTTGGTTTCTACTACTAGACTAAATCTTCAACAGATCCGAGATGATAGATGGGAAGGTTTTCTTTGGAGTGTGTTGAAGTTTTGTGAAAGCAATGATGTTGAGGTGCTAGACTTTGATGATTGCTACACACGAGGTACAAAACATTCTTGCCAGCAGAAAAACAATATAACAGTCCATGATCACTATCATTTTGAAATATTTAATACAGTAATAGATTTTCAGTTGATGGAATTGAATGAAAGATTTCCAGAGGGCACAATATAA
- the LOC122017069 gene encoding glycosyltransferase BC10-like, which yields MKPRSKPDEDEADFFPCPPRKNWSVGLIKFISFLVIFMAGVVIGLSASGRFTRSFNSQTEIFFPSTMYMANCDKEFLSFKSFVTPEHLMHSMTDEELFWRASMVPKMEEYPFQRVPKVAFMFMTRGPLPFVQLWDRFFKGHEGLYSVYVHTLPDYKLNVSESSAFYSRQIPSEEVSWGSVTLVDAEKRLLANALLDFSNERFVLLSESCIPVYDFSTVYNYLVYSAHSFVESYDEISQQGRGRYNRRMAPTIKLYHWRKGSQWFELNRELAAYIVADYQYYLIFRKYCKPSCYPDEHYMPTYLNMFHGSLNSNRTVTWVDWSRGGPHPAAYGASSITLEFIQSIRNNGTTCTYNSKPTSVCFLFARKFSPNALGPLLNLSSRAMGF from the exons ATGAAGCCGAGGAGCAAACCAGATGAAGATGAGGCTGACTTCTTCCCTTGCCCTCCGAGGAAAAACTGGTCTGTTGGGTTGATCAAATTCATCTCTTTTCTGGTCATATTCATGGCCGGGGTCGTCATAGGCTTGTCAGCGAGTGGTCGCTTCACCCGTTCCTTCAATTCACAGACCGAAATCTTTTTCCCGAGTACAATGTACATGGCCAACTGTGataaggagtttttgagcttcaAGAGTTTTGTAACTCCTGAGCATTTGATGCATAGTATGACAGACGAAGAGCTATTCTGGAGAGCTTCTATGGTGCCTAAGATGGAAGAGTATCCATTTCAAAGGGTGCCAAAGGTGGCCTTCATGTTCATGACAAGAGGGCCTCTGCCCTTCGTGCAACTGTGGGACAGATTCTTCAAAGGCCATGAGGGGCTGTATTCAGTATATGTCCACACACTTCCTGATTACAAACTTAATGTCTCCGAAAGTTCTGCGTTCTACAGCCGGCAGATCCCTAGCGAG GAGGTTTCTTGGGGATCAGTGACATTAGTCGATGCAGAGAAGCGTCTCTTGGCCAATGCTTTGCTGGATTTCTCCAACGAACGCTTTGTTCTCCtctctgaaagttgcattccagTGTACGACTTCTCAACCGTTTACAACTATCTCGTATACTCTGCCCACAGCTTTGTTGAATCCTACGACGAGATCTCTCAACAAGGTCGCGGCCGTTATAACCGTCGCATGGCTCCTACAATCAAGCTCTATCACTGGAGAAAAGGTTCCCAGTGGTTTGAACTCAACAGAGAACTGGCAGCGTACATCGTAGCAGATTACCAGTACTACTTAATCTTCCGCAAATACTGCAAGCCTTCTTGCTATCCAGACGAGCACTATATGCCGACTTACCTGAACATGTTCCATGGTTCTTTAAACTCGAATCGGACTGTCACCTGGGTTGACTGGTCGAGGGGAGGGCCTCATCCAGCAGCATATGGTGCTTCCAGTATCACACTGGAATTTATCCAGTCTATTCGAAACAATGGAACCACATGTACCTACAACTCGAAACCGACATCAGTTTGTTTCCTCTTTGCCAGGAAGTTCTCCCCGAATGCCTTGGGCCCTCTTCTCAACCTCTCTTCAAGAGCGATGGGATTCTGA